Below is a genomic region from Streptomyces ferrugineus.
GCTTCCCGCCGCCCGGCAGCGGCCGGCTGGTGCTGATGCCCGGCGACGTCAGCGGCGGCGAGTTCGCCATCAGCGGCGACAACCTGCGCCGCTGCGTCGATCTGCTGATGACGCTCTACTACGAGTTCGACCTGGTCGTCGTCGACCTCAGCGCCGGCCGCTCCTACGCCGTCGACATGGTCCTGGAGGCCACCGCACGGCCCGAGATGCGCGAGGTCACGGCCCGCTGGCTGGTCTTCCACCGCTGGACCCGCCAGCATGTCGCCGCCGCCGCGAGCCTGGTCTTCGGCAAGCGCGGCATCGTCGCCGGCGGGGCCGAGCGCGGCCATGACGCGGAGGAGCTGCGGAACGCGATCCGCTTCGTACGGGCCGCCGTACCCGACCCGGAGTCACCGCTGTGGTCCCAGGTCTCGCCCACCCAGTCGGCGTGGATGCGCAAGACCGACGGCGACCTCAAGCAGCTCGCCTCCACGCACGGCATCGGCTACAGCCAGGTCCTCGGCTCCGTACCGCTCGAACCGGTCCTGCAGTGGCGTGAGCAGCTCATCACCGACGAGGACGTGCTGGACAGCCAGATCGCCAACCAGGAGACCTGGCAGGCGCTGAGCCAGCTCGCCGGACGGCTCACCGACGACAAGTACTGGGAGCAGGCGTGAGCGAAGCCGTGTTCCAGGAGACCACCGCTCAGCCGCGTACCCAGTCCG
It encodes:
- a CDS encoding SCO2523 family variant P-loop protein, whose protein sequence is MLIFAASDKGGTGRSVTSANLAYHRAMAGDDVCYLDFDFGSPTAAAVFDVADARQETEDRGLHAYLIGEVSEPARIDVWSETEHQVLRFPPPGSGRLVLMPGDVSGGEFAISGDNLRRCVDLLMTLYYEFDLVVVDLSAGRSYAVDMVLEATARPEMREVTARWLVFHRWTRQHVAAAASLVFGKRGIVAGGAERGHDAEELRNAIRFVRAAVPDPESPLWSQVSPTQSAWMRKTDGDLKQLASTHGIGYSQVLGSVPLEPVLQWREQLITDEDVLDSQIANQETWQALSQLAGRLTDDKYWEQA